In one window of Protaetiibacter larvae DNA:
- a CDS encoding CpaF family protein, translating into MTSAVGVIAEQVRERVRREGVDLRGDRALADRLVRDEVQRYAELALGGSVPLLADEAAVTRQVVAALTGLGPLQPYLDDPEVEELWIDAPHLIFAARNGISERLPIELTAVEVRELLERMLHQTGRRVDLSSPFVDASLSDGSRLHAVIPDVTRQHVSINIRRFRSGMRSLVDLVRLGTLTSQAAGFLHVAVRSGHSILVTGATHSGKTTLLGALLASCRPEERVVTVEETFELSVAGVDHVAMQCRQPSLEGTGEITLRRLIKEALRMRPDRLVVGEVREAEALDLLIALNSGIPGMSSLHANSAREALVKLCTLPLLAGRNIDVGFVAPTVSGSIDLVVHAELQRDGRRHITEIVAPTGRVEAGEVAAVTLFERRDGRLRATGAPPPRLAGFQRAGIDPVAILTAPEFGEALA; encoded by the coding sequence ATGACGAGCGCGGTCGGAGTCATCGCCGAGCAGGTGCGCGAGCGCGTGCGGCGTGAGGGCGTCGATCTGCGCGGCGATCGGGCGCTCGCCGACCGGCTCGTGCGCGACGAGGTGCAGCGCTACGCGGAGCTGGCGCTCGGCGGGTCGGTTCCGCTCCTCGCCGACGAGGCGGCGGTCACCCGGCAGGTGGTCGCGGCGCTTACCGGTCTCGGCCCGCTGCAGCCGTACCTCGACGACCCCGAGGTCGAGGAACTCTGGATCGACGCCCCTCACCTGATCTTCGCGGCACGCAACGGCATCTCGGAACGGCTGCCGATCGAGCTGACGGCGGTCGAGGTGCGCGAGCTGCTCGAGCGGATGCTGCACCAGACCGGCCGCCGCGTCGACCTGTCGTCGCCATTCGTCGACGCCTCGCTGTCCGACGGATCCCGGCTGCACGCGGTGATCCCGGACGTCACCCGTCAGCACGTCTCGATCAACATCCGCCGCTTCCGCAGCGGCATGCGCAGCCTCGTCGACCTCGTTCGACTCGGCACACTGACGAGCCAGGCGGCGGGGTTCCTGCACGTCGCGGTGCGCAGCGGCCACAGCATCCTCGTCACGGGCGCGACGCACAGCGGCAAGACGACACTGCTCGGGGCGCTGCTGGCGTCGTGTCGGCCCGAGGAGCGGGTCGTGACGGTCGAGGAGACCTTCGAACTCTCCGTCGCCGGCGTCGACCACGTCGCCATGCAGTGTCGGCAGCCAAGCTTGGAGGGAACGGGCGAGATCACTCTCCGCCGACTCATCAAGGAGGCACTGCGGATGCGGCCCGACCGGCTCGTCGTGGGGGAGGTGCGCGAAGCGGAGGCGCTCGACCTGCTCATCGCGCTGAACTCCGGCATCCCGGGGATGTCGAGCCTGCACGCGAACAGCGCACGCGAGGCGCTCGTGAAGCTGTGCACGCTGCCGCTGCTCGCAGGGCGCAACATCGACGTCGGGTTCGTCGCGCCGACGGTCTCCGGATCGATCGACCTCGTGGTGCACGCCGAACTGCAGCGCGACGGCCGGCGGCACATCACCGAGATCGTCGCTCCGACCGGTCGGGTCGAGGCGGGCGAGGTGGCGGCGGTGACCCTCTTCGAGCGACGCGACGGTCGTCTGCGTGCGACCGGCGCACCGCCGCCGCGGCTCGCGGGGTTCCAACGCGCGGGCATCGACCCCGTCGCGATCCTCACGGCACCCGAGTTCGGCGAGGCTCTGGCGTGA
- a CDS encoding DedA family protein, whose protein sequence is MPFSLAALTLIAAAPTGLIPWLDPHAIIVSAGPWALLVVCLIVFAETGLLVGFILPGDTLLIITGLLTFTGTMTASGTGIQIPIWWVCLAIALAAFLGGEAGYLIGHKAGPRIFERKDSGLFSKENVLRTNKFLERWGAIAIVLARFVPIVRTFAPVAAGVGHMNYRKYSLYNAVGAFIWGAGLTFAGFLLGYFEPIADFVVEYIDIILLAAIALAVIPTVFHYVQSVLKARKARRLGEAPLTDEQIVLDPEVLD, encoded by the coding sequence GTGCCCTTCTCGCTTGCCGCCCTCACGCTGATCGCCGCCGCGCCGACCGGCCTCATCCCGTGGCTCGACCCGCACGCGATCATCGTGAGCGCCGGCCCCTGGGCGCTGCTCGTGGTGTGCCTCATCGTGTTCGCCGAGACCGGGCTGCTCGTGGGCTTCATCCTCCCCGGCGACACCCTGCTCATCATCACGGGCCTGCTGACGTTCACCGGCACCATGACGGCGAGCGGCACCGGCATCCAGATCCCCATCTGGTGGGTGTGCCTCGCGATCGCGTTGGCCGCGTTCCTCGGCGGCGAGGCGGGCTACCTGATCGGCCACAAGGCGGGACCGCGCATCTTCGAGCGCAAAGACAGCGGCCTGTTCTCGAAGGAGAACGTGCTGCGCACCAACAAGTTCCTGGAGCGCTGGGGCGCGATCGCGATCGTCCTCGCCCGCTTCGTGCCCATCGTGCGCACCTTCGCGCCGGTCGCCGCCGGCGTCGGACACATGAACTACCGCAAGTACTCGCTCTACAACGCCGTCGGCGCGTTCATCTGGGGCGCCGGGCTCACCTTCGCGGGCTTCCTGCTGGGCTACTTCGAGCCGATCGCGGACTTCGTGGTCGAGTACATCGACATCATCCTGCTGGCGGCGATCGCGCTCGCGGTGATCCCCACCGTCTTCCATTACGTGCAGTCGGTGCTCAAGGCGCGGAAGGCACGGCGCCTCGGCGAGGCCCCGCTCACCGACGAGCAGATCGTGCTCGACCCCGAGGTGCTCGACTGA
- a CDS encoding Nramp family divalent metal transporter yields MLHPPLPAPPSRPTTRGVWGALGPAMVAGVAYLDPGNVASNASAGAAYGYLLVWVVVLANAMAWLIQYLSAKLGIATGQSLPALLGIRIRSRPARYAYWVQAELVAMATDIAEVIGGAIALQLLFGLPLPLGGVITGAVSLGLLALHSRRGPRSFERVVVGLVAVIAIGFCAGLVVAPVDAAGAVGGLVPRFTDAGSVLLAASILGATVMPHAIYAHSALTRDRFGRVAEGPERRLVLRATRIDVTIALAIAGTVNLVILLLAAATLAGVAGTDTLEGAHAAIGAALGSVVATLFAVGLLASGLASTSVGAYAGAEIMQGLLWVRIPLIARRLVTLVPALAILFAGAPPTLALVLSQVVLSFGIPFALVPLVRLTTRRDLMGDAVNRPATTVLASLAAALLIALNVTLLVLVATGV; encoded by the coding sequence ATGCTGCATCCGCCGCTGCCGGCACCCCCGTCCCGCCCGACCACGCGAGGCGTCTGGGGTGCTCTCGGCCCCGCGATGGTCGCGGGGGTCGCCTACCTCGACCCCGGCAACGTGGCGAGCAACGCGAGCGCGGGCGCCGCCTACGGCTACCTGCTGGTGTGGGTGGTCGTGCTCGCCAACGCGATGGCGTGGCTCATCCAGTACCTTTCGGCGAAGCTCGGCATCGCCACCGGGCAGAGCCTTCCCGCGCTGCTCGGCATCCGCATCCGGAGCCGCCCGGCCCGCTACGCCTACTGGGTGCAGGCCGAGCTCGTGGCGATGGCGACCGACATCGCCGAGGTGATCGGCGGCGCGATCGCCCTCCAGCTGCTGTTCGGGCTGCCGCTGCCGCTCGGCGGGGTGATCACGGGCGCCGTGTCGCTGGGCCTGCTCGCCCTGCACAGCCGCCGGGGTCCGCGCAGCTTCGAACGCGTGGTGGTCGGGCTCGTCGCGGTCATCGCGATCGGCTTCTGCGCGGGACTCGTCGTCGCGCCGGTGGATGCTGCGGGCGCGGTGGGCGGACTCGTGCCGCGATTCACGGATGCCGGCTCGGTGCTGCTCGCGGCATCCATTCTCGGCGCCACGGTCATGCCGCACGCGATCTACGCGCATTCGGCGCTCACCCGCGACCGTTTCGGGCGGGTCGCGGAGGGCCCCGAGCGCCGGCTCGTGCTGCGCGCGACCCGCATCGATGTGACGATCGCGCTCGCCATCGCGGGCACCGTCAATCTGGTGATCCTGCTGCTCGCGGCGGCGACCCTCGCGGGCGTCGCCGGCACCGACACGCTCGAGGGCGCCCATGCGGCCATCGGTGCAGCGCTCGGATCGGTGGTCGCCACGCTCTTCGCGGTCGGGCTGCTCGCCTCCGGGCTCGCCTCCACCTCGGTGGGCGCCTACGCGGGCGCCGAGATCATGCAGGGCCTGCTGTGGGTGCGCATCCCGCTCATTGCGCGACGGCTGGTGACGCTCGTGCCGGCGCTCGCCATCCTGTTCGCGGGTGCGCCGCCGACCCTCGCGCTCGTGCTGAGCCAGGTGGTGCTGTCGTTCGGCATCCCGTTCGCGCTCGTGCCCCTCGTGCGGCTCACGACGCGGCGCGATCTCATGGGGGATGCCGTCAACCGGCCTGCGACGACGGTGCTCGCCTCGCTCGCGGCGGCGCTGCTCATCGCCCTGAACGTGACGCTGCTCGTGCTCGTCGCGACGGGTGTCTGA
- a CDS encoding metal-dependent transcriptional regulator produces the protein MRSTPIARSASSTIEDYLKAIYGHTEWQPTPITGSQLAARLGLVPSSVTEMVKKLVSHELVRHAPYGAITLTDAGLAEALRMVRRHRLVETWLVEVFGYDWDEVHDEAEVLEHALSDRLLAAIDTQLGHPTRDPHGDPIPDATGAVYRPEATLASELAPDAPGRVVRISDRDPEVLRRLQDAGIGLDARVTAAGLPEGAAASVWLATE, from the coding sequence ATGAGGAGCACGCCCATCGCTAGGTCCGCGTCGTCGACCATCGAGGACTACCTGAAGGCCATCTACGGCCACACCGAGTGGCAGCCGACCCCCATCACGGGGTCCCAGCTGGCGGCCCGGCTCGGGCTCGTGCCCTCATCCGTCACCGAGATGGTGAAGAAGCTCGTCAGCCACGAGCTGGTGCGTCACGCGCCGTACGGCGCCATCACGCTCACGGACGCCGGTCTCGCCGAGGCGCTGCGGATGGTGCGCCGCCATCGGCTGGTCGAGACCTGGCTCGTCGAGGTCTTCGGCTACGACTGGGACGAGGTGCACGATGAGGCGGAGGTGCTCGAGCACGCTCTCAGCGACCGGCTGCTCGCCGCGATCGACACCCAGCTCGGTCATCCGACGCGCGATCCGCACGGAGATCCGATCCCGGACGCCACAGGAGCCGTATATCGCCCCGAGGCCACGCTGGCGTCGGAGTTGGCGCCGGATGCTCCGGGCCGCGTGGTGCGCATCAGCGATCGCGACCCCGAGGTGCTGCGGCGGCTCCAGGATGCCGGGATCGGGCTCGACGCCCGGGTGACGGCGGCCGGCCTTCCGGAGGGTGCGGCCGCGTCGGTGTGGCTCGCGACCGAGTAG